Part of the Caldisericota bacterium genome, TCAAGTTAAAAAATATTGTAAGTATTGCAAAAAGCATACTCTTCATAAGGAGGTAAAGGCATAAATAGGTCCGTGGCTCAATTGGTAGAGCATCGGTCTCCAAAACCGAGGGTTGGGGGTTCAAATCCCTTCGGACCTGCCACTTATTATGGGTAAAAATAGAAACGCAAAAGCAAAGGCAACACAACAGATGCAAACTGTTAAAGCAAAAAGAGAGGGGTTTCGAAGCTTTATTTCCGGAGTGAAGGTGGAACTTTTACACAGGGTTCTCTGGCCAAAATGGAAGGAAATGAAAACCTATAGCATTACTGTGATTGGCTTTATTTTATTTTGGGCTTTATATATTGGGTTATGGGATTTCATCTTTGCTAAAGGAATGGAAGCGCTGGTAACGAAATAAATGGAAGAAAGTAAAACTGCGCAGTGGTATCTTGTCCATACATATTCAGGTTCTGAAAAAAAGGTTAAAAATAATCTGGAAGACCATATAAAAGCATATGGTTTAGAGGATAAAATCCTTGAAGTAATCCTTCCTGTTGACTATTATAGTGTTGTTGAAAAGGGCAAGAGAAAAATAAAGCCTTTAAAGGTATTTCCTGGCTATATTGTTGTAAAAATGATACTTACTGATGAAACATGGCTTGTGGTAAAAAATATTTCTGGAGTACTTGGTTTTGTTGGAAGTGGTGGAAAACCTACGCCTCTCACAGAAAATGAAATTAAAACAATTCATACAAGGATTGGTGAAGAAGAGGCAGAAGAGAAGCTGAATTTCGATATAGGCGACAAGGTCAAAATACTTGCTGGTCCTTTTAAAGAAATGGAGGGCACTGTCGAAGAAATTAATCGGGAAAAAGGTAAGGCAAGGGTGATTCTCCAAATGTTTGGAAGAGAAATGCCTGTAGAAATAAAAACCGATTTTATACAGAGAATTTAAGAGGTGAAATATGGCTAAAAAAAAGAAAAAGGTTATGGGAATTGTAAAGCTTCAGATTGAAGCTGGGAAAGCAACTCCTGCGCCTCCTGTTGGTCCGGCATTGGGACAGAAGGGGGTCAACATTATGGAATTTTGCAAGAAGTTTAATTCTCGAACTCAAAAGCAATCTGGATTGATTATCCCTGTTGTTCTTAAGGTTTACGAGGATAGGAGCTTTGATTTTATTACTAAAACTCCTCCGGCTTCTTCTCTTATTAAGAGAACTCTTAAGATTGATTCTGGATCTGCTCAACCTAACAAGATAAAGGTTGGGACGATACGAAGAGAGCAGTTAAAAGAGATTGCAAAGATGAAATTACCTGATTTAAATACAGACGATCTGGATCAGGCAGCAAAAATTATTGAAGGCACAGCCCGCAATATGGGTGTGGATGTAATTGGATGATTTTTTGTGGGAGACTTTAAGTCTATTACCACAAGGAGGTAAAGATGAAAAGAGGCAAGAGGTACAAAGAATTAATTAAATTGGTAGAACAAGAAAAAGCATATACAGTTGATGAAGCAATTGCTATATTACCAAAACTAAAAAGTGCAAAATTTGATGAATCCATTGAAGCTGCATATATATTGAATGTTGATCCAAAACATGCCGATCAGAATGTAAGAGGAGTAATCAGTCTTCCAAACGGAACAGGAAAAAAAGTAAAGGTGCTTGTATTTGCAAAGGGAGAAGATGCACGAGCAGCTGAAAATGCAGGAGCTGACATAGTGGGAGCAGAAGAACTGATAGACAAAATTGTCAAGGAAAACTTTTTAGATTTTGATATTACTATTGCGACAAAAGACATGATGCGTGATATTGGAAAAGTTGCAAAAATATTAGGACCTAGAAAATTAATGCCTAATCCAAAAGCAGGAACAGTAACAGACGACGTTGCTAAAGCTGTAAAAGATTTTAAAGCAGGTAAAATAGAGTATAGAGTTGATAAAACAGGAGTAATTCACACAATTATTGGTAAAATTTCTTTTACTGCGGAACAAATTAAGGAAAATTTGCTTGCATTAAATGAAGCAATTTTAAAAGCAAGACCTGCATCTGTTAAAGGGCAATATCTTAAGAAGGCGTTTATTTCTTTGACAATGTCACCCTCGTTGCGGATTGATGTGCAGGATTTATTAAAATTGAAAAAGTAGATAAGCAACCCAAGACAGTTGGCGGGTTAAGCCCTTAAATAAATGTGCCAGCCGAGGTTTATCAAATATAGAAAAATACTATAATTGATTTTCCCTGGTAAGTACATAAAATGCCAGGGTTTTTTGTTTAAGGAGGAATTTATGAGAAAAGAGCAAAAAGTAGAAGTAGTTAAAGAAATGACAGAAAAATTAAAAGGACAGAAAAATATTCTGCTTGTCGATTTTTCTGGAATTAAAGGAAATGAATCTGCTGCATTTAGAAAGGCGCTTAAGAAGGAAGGCATTTATTACAAAGTAATAAAAGCTTCTTTATTAAAAAGAGCTATGGAGGCGGCAGGTTTTGAAGATGTTGATGAAAATTTGTTTATTAAATCTGTCGGTGTGGCTTTATATGAATCTGATCCAGTGACATTAGTTAAGAAATTTGTTGAATTCAAAAATGAGGACGAACAACCTGTTTTTAAAGTTAAAATAGGACTCATTGACGGTAAATGGACTGTAAGAAACGATATAGAGAAAATTGCAACACTTCCTTCCAAAGAAACGCTTCTTAGTAAACTTGTTTACCTTATACAATCACCTCTTTCAAGACTGGTTGCTGTGTTACAAAAGCCCGAAAAGGATTTGGTTATTGTTTTAGGACAAATTAAAAATAAAAAAGAAGAAGCCGAAAAGGCTGCTTAAAAAATTTAAGGAGGATAACATGACTAAAGAAAAACTTATTGAAGAAATTGAAAAAATGAGTGTTTTAGAGCTTTCAGAGCTTGTAGAAGCTCTCGAGGAAAAATTCGGAGTAACTGCTGCGGTACCAATGGCAGCAATGGCAGGACCGGCTGCTGCAGCACCTGCAGAAGAAAAAACAGAATTTGATGTGGTGCTAAAAGGGTTTGATGATAAGAAGAAAATCGGTGTTATTAAAGTAGTCAGGGAAGTTATGCAGCTCGGGCTTAAAGAATCTAAAGAGTTTGTAGAATCTAGCGCAAGTGAACCACAGGCTGTCAAAGAAGGTCTGCCAAAGAAAGACGCAGATGAGTTAAAGAAAAAACTTGAAGATGCAGGAGCAACGGTAGAGCTTAAGTAAGTATTTTTCAATTGATTTGATATGGGGGATGTGTTCTGCATCCCCTGTTTTTATTTGTCTGCTATCTTGTTTCTGTAAGTATTGTTTTAATGCCTGTTGTTTTTAGTTTGATTTGCGCTTGTTGTGCCTTAGATAAATTGTCGAAAAGAGCAAACAAAGTTGAGCCTGATCCGGTCAAGTGAAATTTTTTGCTCGTTTTTTGCTCTAAATTTCTCAAGGTAGATGTAAAAATTTTATTGATATGTAGATGCATTTTTTCAAAATCATTATGAAGACAGTTTTCTATCTCGCTTAAATCGTACTTCTCTTTTTCTAGAATAGATATGAGTTTTTTTGTATGATTTGTTTTGTCGAACTTAAACCCGTCGATTTGCGAGTAAGAATTTTTTGTGGAAAACGAAAAAGATGGTATCAAAAGTAGAACATACAGTTTTTTAATGGGGCTTATTGGGTACACCCTTTCCCCTTTTCCTTCTACAAGTGATGTGCCTCCAAAAAAGAAAAAAGGTACATCTGATCCGATTGTTTCTCCCATGTTTATTACTTCATCATTTTTCATGGGATGCATGAAAAGCTTGTTTAACAATAGCAGTGTTGTTGCGGCATCAGAGCTGCCTCCGCCTAATCCAGATTTTATAGGGATGTTTTTTTTAATTTTTATTTTTGCACGCTCTCTTATTCTTGTTGTCTTGAAAAATGTTTCTGCTGATTTGTAGACTGTGCTTTTCTTTGTATCTATTGAAGGAACAAACTTGATATCCAATGTATTATTTTTTTCTATTTCTATTTCATCACACAATGAAATTTCTTGAAAGACCGATTCAATATTGTGGAATCCATCCTGGCGCTTTCCAATAATTTCTAATGTAAGATTAATCTTTGCATATGCATTTTGTTTCATAATCTTATTATATACTTTTTTGGTTATTACGAGAAGAACTTTTTCAAAATGTCTATAAAATAAATGGACATATGTGTATAATTGCGGAGAAAAAGTATATTTAATATGGTTTGTACAGGCAAATAGGATGATTGGATTAAAATCTGCAGGTTTTTTATAATTTTTATGCACCAAATTTTTAATTGACTTTACTTCACTTCTGTGTAAAATTGATAATCAAATGGAGGTTTGTTATGGAAGACAAAATTAAACAAATAAAAGAAGAATTCAAAGAGAAAATAAAAAATAAATCTCTGAAAGAATTGAAAGAACTTGAAATCTATTTTCTTGGAAGAAAAGGGAAAATAGGTGTTCTTTTTCAACTTTTTAAAACTGTGCCAAAGGAACGACGAAAGCATTTTGGCGCAAAGATTAATGAACTGAAAAGTTTCATAGAAAAAGGGATATCAGCAGAAATTCAAAGAACTGAATCTATAGAGGCAAGCCACAAACTGGAGGAAGAAAAAATTGATGTAACACTGCCGGGGATAAAATTGCATACAGGGGAGCTGCATATTCTTTCTCAAACAATATCTCGTGCGGAAGATATCTTTCTTTCTATGGGATTTGACGTAATGATTGGCCCTGAAATCGAAGAAGATTATTATAACTTTGAAGCACTAAATATTCCTGAATTTCATCCGGCCCGAGCTATGCAGGATACATTTTATCTATCTAAGAAAATTCTTCTTAGAACGCAAACATCTCCTATCCAAGTTAGAACAATGGAAAAATACAAACCTCCAATACGAATTATTGCGATGGGGAGGTGTTATCGAAAAGATGCTCCTGATAGTTCTCATTTTCCTGTTTTTCATCAAATAGAAGGACTTGTTGTAGACAAAAAAGTTACATTTGCAAATCTTAAGGGGACACTTTCTCTTTTCGCAAAAAGAATGTTTGGAGAAGTGGTAAAAGTGAGATTCACACCCTCTTATTTCCCGTTTGTTGAACCCGGAGCAGAAACATCGATTAGTTGTGAAATTTGTGGAGGCAAAGGCTGCTCTGTATGCCAAAATACAGGATGGCTGGAGATGGGAGGTTCTGGAATGGTCCACCCGAATGTGTTGAAAAATGTGGGTATTGACCCCGAAATTTATCAGGGTTTTGCATTTGGTTGGGGGATAGAACGTATTGCGATGGTAAAGCATAAAATACCTGATATACGCATGTTCTACCAGAATGATTTACGATTTTTAAAGCAATTTAGAGGATAGAGAGGTGGTACATGCTTACATCGATAAAAATGTTGAAAAGCATTATTCAATTTGACTATACTCCGGAAGAACTTGGAGAGAAGCTTTCAATGATGGGGCTTGAAGTGGAAGGAATCACTAAGGGCAGGCACAGATTTGATGGCATTATAACTGGAAAAGTTAAAACAATTCACAGCATTACTGATACAAAGCTTAATAGGGCTATTATTAACGTGGGTAATGAAGATGTCCAGATTATTACTACCGCTTCAAATTTAAAAAATGGAGACATTGTACCTGTAGCATTACCGCATAGTAAAGTTGCTTCCGGTACGAATATTTTGAAAAAGGATTTTAAAGGAGTTGCGTCAAGTGGAATGCTTTGTTCTTATTTAGAACTAGGGCTTGACCCTGAAATTTTAGGCAGCAAAGAAAAGGAAGGAATTTTAATATTCCCAACCGATACACCAGTGGGAGAAAAGATTGAAGATATTTTACCAATCGATGATGATTATCTTGAAATCTCCCTTCTTCCCGATAGAGCAGATGCTTTTTGTTTGCGAGGTGTTGCACGCTGGATCGAGATTATAAAAGCAAAGGAAGAAGACAGGCGAGCAGATTTTTCTCAATTAGAAGAAGCGGTTTCTTTAAAAACGAAGGGTGTTACGAATATTCCAATTATTATAGAGGATAAGAATCTCTGTCCTTTTTATTCTGGAAGATTTATTAAGGATGTTGTTGTCACAGATTCTTTGCTTTTATTACGGCAAAAACTTTTCATGCTGAGAATACGTCCTATAAATAGTGTTGTTGATATTACCAATTTTGTGCTGGGTTTTTATGGGCAACCTCTGCATGCGTTTGATGCAGATATTATCAAAGGGAAAATATATATAAGGCCTGCAAAAAAAGGAGAAAAGATAAAGACACTTGACGAAATCGAGAGAAATTTATCTAACGTAAATCTTGTTATTGCAGATGAATCAGGACCCATTGCCATTGCAGGAGTAATAGGTGGATTTAAAACGGCTGTTACTGAGAAAACGAAAAACATTCTTTTGGAAAGTGCTTATTTCTCCCCACGATGTGTTGCAAGAAGCGTAAGGAGTTTGGGTATTGCTACTGATGCGTCTGCTACTTTTGGAAGGTGTGCTGACCCTATATTTCCTTCGAAAGCTTCTATTATTGCAGCTAATCTTATAGCAAAAGAGACTTGCGGGGTTCCGACAAAAGATAACGCAGTGTCATGCCCGGCGCCTAAAAATCCCGTAAATCTGAGAATAGCTCGCATTAAAAAGATATTGGGTGAAAAAGTAGAGAAGAAAAATCTCAGGAAATATTTTAGTTTTGAAGGCTTTGACTATATTGAAAAGAAAGATTATTTCATAGTAACTGCTCCTTCTTTCAGAGCGGATATTAAAGAGGAAATAGACCTTATTGAAGAAATTGTGCGAATGAAGGGGTACAACGAATTTGGAGAAGCACTAATTGTAGGGGAACTAAAAGATGCTAAACGAACTGAATATGAAAATTTTATACGAGCCTTAAAAGAGAAACTTGTTAAATTGGGATTAGACGAAGTACAAACTATTTCTCTTGTCGGCGAATCTTCTTTTGATCTTATTGAATATACGGATAAAAAGAAATTAATAAAATTACTTAATCCTCTTTCAATAGATATGGCATTTATGCGTCCTTTGCTTCTTCCTACAATGCTTTCTGTGCTAGAACGGAACAAAAAATCTGAGAATGTAAATGTTTCTATATTTGAAGTGGGAAAAGTATTTTACAAAGAAAAGTTATTTAAAGAAACAGATGAATTGGGAATATTGCTCTCAGGTGCAAGGACTAGCAAGAACTATCTCGGAGTGCATTTTCCTTACAGTTTATTATACCTTAAGGGGCTATTTGAAGAATTGTTTTTATATTATGATATTCATGTTACTTTTGAGGCAGAAAAGTTTTCGTTCATGCATCCATACCAGTCTGCCGGTATTTATCATAAGGGAGAGAAAATTGGCTACTTAGGCACAATAAGCATGGTTGTATTAAATAAACTTGGTTTGACAGATGAAGTTTTTTACGGTGCAATTAACGTTGAAAAACTATTGGAGTATTATGGCAGAAAAATTAATTTTAAGACATTTTCATTATACCCTTCTGTGAAGAGGGATATTGCTATTATTGTTGATGAAGGTACTGCCGAAAAGGATGTGAAAAACGCAATTCTTTCTGTTGCTCCACGTGAGCTCCAAAAGATAACCCTTTTTGACATTTATAAAGGGTCTCCGCTACCTGAAGGAAAGAAAAATCTTGCATATTCTCTTGAATTTTCATCTGTTGATAAGACACTGAAGGGGGAGGAGATTAACAAATTCATTAAAATTCTTGAAGAGACTCTGCAGAGAGAGGTAAAAGGAAAGCTTAGAAAAGAATGACGAATTGGAATATTGCCTGTGTTTTGTTAGATACAAGAGACTTACTCCTCCTTAAAGGTGAAAAATTTCTTGCATCTATTTATGAAAAGAGTGCTTACTCAGTGAGTGCGTTGGAATTTCCTTTGAGTAGTTCATATGAGATTCCTCTTTTCTTGCCTCAAAATATAAGAGAAAATATACAGGAAATTTTGAATACAGGCAATTTTACTTTAAAAGAGAACCTTGAGAAAGAAGTTCCCAAAGGAATGCAAGTTCTCTTGAGGCTTCCCGGTATGTATCCTGAAAATATAGTGAAACTTTATACAAGGGCAGATATAGATTCTGTAGCTGATCTCTCAAAAGCAATACGTGATGGAAAAATTCGGAAAAATCGAGAATTTGGATTAAGAATGGAGGAGCAACTCAGGAAAAGTTTACTACTGTACCAGAATAATACACGAGAATTAACTCTTTTTGACGGATATACCTATGGAAACAGTATAGTTGCTTTACTAAAAACAAAAGGTGTTAAGAGAGTTGAAATTGCTGGAAGTGTTCGCAGAGGGAAAGAGCGGGTAAATAATATTAATTTTGTTGTTTTGAGTGATGGCGAGAAAACAAAGGAAATAATTGAAAAAAGTCTCTCTTATAAAAGAATAGAGAAAGAAGTGGATGACTATATATCTTTAAAAGATAAGAGAAATATTTTGCTTAAATTTCTTATTGTGGATGAACCATATTTTTCTTCTGCTATGATTTATTATACTGGCTCTAAGATGCACAACATCAGGATTAAAGAGATAGGGAAGGCGAAAGGATTTGAATGTGCAAAGAGAGGGTACCTTCTTGTTCCAGGAGAAGGTGAGGAAAATGTTTATGAGAAGCTTGGAATGCAATATATTCCGCCTGAAATAAGAGAAGGCGAGGAAGAGATAGATTTATCTCTTCGTTTTTCATTGCCATTTTTGATACAGGAAGAGGATATAAAGGGAGACCTTCATGTGCATACGAATTTTAGTGACGGGATGAATAGTTTAAGGGAGATAAAGGAAGAAAGTTTTTTTCATAAATACGAGTATGTCGCAATTACAGACCATTCCTCATCACTAAAAGTCGCAAATGGCTTATCTTCGAAAAGACTATTGAAACAAATGGAGTTTGTTGATAAAATAAATAAAGAAAGAGATTTTCCAGTTTTATTAAAGGGAAGCGAAGTCGAGATAAATAAAGATGGAACGTTGGATTTTGGAGATGAGATACTTTCCAGGTTGGACTTTGTGGTTTGTGCGCTGCATAGCGGATTTGACAGCAGTGCAACAGAAAATACTGAAAGAATTGTTAGTGCTCTTTCAAATAAATTTGTAGATGTATTTGCTCATCCTACGGGGAAAATGATTGATGTAAGACAAGGTTATGCTGTTAGCCTATCAAAGGTATTTGAGGTAGCTGCTAAAACTGATGTAGCAATGGAGATAAACCTTTTTCCAAAAAGGATGGATCTTTCTTCGGGGTTAGTGAAACAAGCGAGGAGGATGGGTGTAAAATATTTTTCTGTTGGCACAGATGCGCATAATATAGGGCATCTTAATATGATGGGTTATGGGATTAAAATTTTACGTCGGGCATGGTTAAAAAAAGGAGATGTGGTGAATACACTTAATTTTAAAGAATTAAAGGAATTTTTATGAATGAAGAAATCATAAAATCATTAGGATTTGATAAAGTAAGGAAACAACTTGAAGATCTTTGTGTTACCGAAAGTGCTAAATTTATGGCAAGAAATTTGCTGCCATATGATAATATTGAATTGGCTGAAAGAGCCATACATGAAACAACTCAAGGGAGAGATTTTTATAAGCAGGAAGGTGCTTTGCCTTTCTTAGAATTTGTTGGCATTTACCCTATTATTGATAGGATAAAAGTGCTTTCACCCATATCTGGGGAAGAATTGCTACAAACAGCATCGGTGCTTGAAACAATTGGTGAAATCAAAAAGATGCTTTATTCATGTAAAGATGATTTCCCGCTTCTTTCTCATTATTCTAATTCGCTTAAAAAATTTACTGGGATTGTTTCTAAAATTAGATTAGCTATCGGACCTGATGGAAAAATTGTAGACAGCGCTTCTCCTCTTATCTCTATCTTAAGAAGA contains:
- the pheS gene encoding phenylalanine--tRNA ligase subunit alpha yields the protein MEDKIKQIKEEFKEKIKNKSLKELKELEIYFLGRKGKIGVLFQLFKTVPKERRKHFGAKINELKSFIEKGISAEIQRTESIEASHKLEEEKIDVTLPGIKLHTGELHILSQTISRAEDIFLSMGFDVMIGPEIEEDYYNFEALNIPEFHPARAMQDTFYLSKKILLRTQTSPIQVRTMEKYKPPIRIIAMGRCYRKDAPDSSHFPVFHQIEGLVVDKKVTFANLKGTLSLFAKRMFGEVVKVRFTPSYFPFVEPGAETSISCEICGGKGCSVCQNTGWLEMGGSGMVHPNVLKNVGIDPEIYQGFAFGWGIERIAMVKHKIPDIRMFYQNDLRFLKQFRG
- the nusG gene encoding transcription termination/antitermination protein NusG encodes the protein MEESKTAQWYLVHTYSGSEKKVKNNLEDHIKAYGLEDKILEVILPVDYYSVVEKGKRKIKPLKVFPGYIVVKMILTDETWLVVKNISGVLGFVGSGGKPTPLTENEIKTIHTRIGEEEAEEKLNFDIGDKVKILAGPFKEMEGTVEEINREKGKARVILQMFGREMPVEIKTDFIQRI
- the rplA gene encoding 50S ribosomal protein L1 — its product is MKRGKRYKELIKLVEQEKAYTVDEAIAILPKLKSAKFDESIEAAYILNVDPKHADQNVRGVISLPNGTGKKVKVLVFAKGEDARAAENAGADIVGAEELIDKIVKENFLDFDITIATKDMMRDIGKVAKILGPRKLMPNPKAGTVTDDVAKAVKDFKAGKIEYRVDKTGVIHTIIGKISFTAEQIKENLLALNEAILKARPASVKGQYLKKAFISLTMSPSLRIDVQDLLKLKK
- the ispE gene encoding 4-(cytidine 5'-diphospho)-2-C-methyl-D-erythritol kinase; amino-acid sequence: MKQNAYAKINLTLEIIGKRQDGFHNIESVFQEISLCDEIEIEKNNTLDIKFVPSIDTKKSTVYKSAETFFKTTRIRERAKIKIKKNIPIKSGLGGGSSDAATTLLLLNKLFMHPMKNDEVINMGETIGSDVPFFFFGGTSLVEGKGERVYPISPIKKLYVLLLIPSFSFSTKNSYSQIDGFKFDKTNHTKKLISILEKEKYDLSEIENCLHNDFEKMHLHINKIFTSTLRNLEQKTSKKFHLTGSGSTLFALFDNLSKAQQAQIKLKTTGIKTILTETR
- the rplJ gene encoding 50S ribosomal protein L10, producing the protein MRKEQKVEVVKEMTEKLKGQKNILLVDFSGIKGNESAAFRKALKKEGIYYKVIKASLLKRAMEAAGFEDVDENLFIKSVGVALYESDPVTLVKKFVEFKNEDEQPVFKVKIGLIDGKWTVRNDIEKIATLPSKETLLSKLVYLIQSPLSRLVAVLQKPEKDLVIVLGQIKNKKEEAEKAA
- the secE gene encoding preprotein translocase subunit SecE, encoding MGKNRNAKAKATQQMQTVKAKREGFRSFISGVKVELLHRVLWPKWKEMKTYSITVIGFILFWALYIGLWDFIFAKGMEALVTK
- the rplL gene encoding 50S ribosomal protein L7/L12 — translated: MTKEKLIEEIEKMSVLELSELVEALEEKFGVTAAVPMAAMAGPAAAAPAEEKTEFDVVLKGFDDKKKIGVIKVVREVMQLGLKESKEFVESSASEPQAVKEGLPKKDADELKKKLEDAGATVELK
- the pheT gene encoding phenylalanine--tRNA ligase subunit beta yields the protein MLTSIKMLKSIIQFDYTPEELGEKLSMMGLEVEGITKGRHRFDGIITGKVKTIHSITDTKLNRAIINVGNEDVQIITTASNLKNGDIVPVALPHSKVASGTNILKKDFKGVASSGMLCSYLELGLDPEILGSKEKEGILIFPTDTPVGEKIEDILPIDDDYLEISLLPDRADAFCLRGVARWIEIIKAKEEDRRADFSQLEEAVSLKTKGVTNIPIIIEDKNLCPFYSGRFIKDVVVTDSLLLLRQKLFMLRIRPINSVVDITNFVLGFYGQPLHAFDADIIKGKIYIRPAKKGEKIKTLDEIERNLSNVNLVIADESGPIAIAGVIGGFKTAVTEKTKNILLESAYFSPRCVARSVRSLGIATDASATFGRCADPIFPSKASIIAANLIAKETCGVPTKDNAVSCPAPKNPVNLRIARIKKILGEKVEKKNLRKYFSFEGFDYIEKKDYFIVTAPSFRADIKEEIDLIEEIVRMKGYNEFGEALIVGELKDAKRTEYENFIRALKEKLVKLGLDEVQTISLVGESSFDLIEYTDKKKLIKLLNPLSIDMAFMRPLLLPTMLSVLERNKKSENVNVSIFEVGKVFYKEKLFKETDELGILLSGARTSKNYLGVHFPYSLLYLKGLFEELFLYYDIHVTFEAEKFSFMHPYQSAGIYHKGEKIGYLGTISMVVLNKLGLTDEVFYGAINVEKLLEYYGRKINFKTFSLYPSVKRDIAIIVDEGTAEKDVKNAILSVAPRELQKITLFDIYKGSPLPEGKKNLAYSLEFSSVDKTLKGEEINKFIKILEETLQREVKGKLRKE
- the rplK gene encoding 50S ribosomal protein L11 is translated as MAKKKKKVMGIVKLQIEAGKATPAPPVGPALGQKGVNIMEFCKKFNSRTQKQSGLIIPVVLKVYEDRSFDFITKTPPASSLIKRTLKIDSGSAQPNKIKVGTIRREQLKEIAKMKLPDLNTDDLDQAAKIIEGTARNMGVDVIG
- a CDS encoding PHP domain-containing protein, whose amino-acid sequence is MTNWNIACVLLDTRDLLLLKGEKFLASIYEKSAYSVSALEFPLSSSYEIPLFLPQNIRENIQEILNTGNFTLKENLEKEVPKGMQVLLRLPGMYPENIVKLYTRADIDSVADLSKAIRDGKIRKNREFGLRMEEQLRKSLLLYQNNTRELTLFDGYTYGNSIVALLKTKGVKRVEIAGSVRRGKERVNNINFVVLSDGEKTKEIIEKSLSYKRIEKEVDDYISLKDKRNILLKFLIVDEPYFSSAMIYYTGSKMHNIRIKEIGKAKGFECAKRGYLLVPGEGEENVYEKLGMQYIPPEIREGEEEIDLSLRFSLPFLIQEEDIKGDLHVHTNFSDGMNSLREIKEESFFHKYEYVAITDHSSSLKVANGLSSKRLLKQMEFVDKINKERDFPVLLKGSEVEINKDGTLDFGDEILSRLDFVVCALHSGFDSSATENTERIVSALSNKFVDVFAHPTGKMIDVRQGYAVSLSKVFEVAAKTDVAMEINLFPKRMDLSSGLVKQARRMGVKYFSVGTDAHNIGHLNMMGYGIKILRRAWLKKGDVVNTLNFKELKEFL